In Ochrobactrum sp. Marseille-Q0166, a single genomic region encodes these proteins:
- the rpmF gene encoding 50S ribosomal protein L32, protein MAVPKRKTSPSKRGMRRSADALKAPTYVEDKNSGELRRPHHIDLKSGMYRGRQVLEAKE, encoded by the coding sequence ATGGCAGTACCAAAACGCAAAACGTCTCCGTCGAAGCGCGGCATGCGCCGTTCGGCAGACGCTCTCAAGGCCCCGACTTACGTCGAGGACAAGAACTCGGGCGAACTTCGTCGTCCGCATCATATCGATCTTAAGAGCGGTATGTATCGCGGCCGTCAGGTCCTCGAAGCTAAGGAATAG
- the mtgA gene encoding monofunctional biosynthetic peptidoglycan transglycosylase, translating to MAKIILKSKDGRNYLADPVWGGRIALMLKFLIVLAVLPLFLILVYSIPFVRPISTLMVKDYVLLRDVDRQWVSIEDVAPVLVNSVMMAEDGQFCSHGGVDWHQLSLVLDNSGEGGPSRGASTITMQTVKNLFLWNGRSYIRKGLEFPLALVADAVLSKRRIMEIYLNIAEWGPGIYGIEAAAQHYFNRPASRLTAQQAALLAVTLPNPALRNPAKPTRNMQRISRIVAGRASRAGPYVTCVQ from the coding sequence TTGGCAAAGATCATTCTTAAGAGCAAAGATGGGCGCAATTACTTGGCTGATCCCGTTTGGGGTGGCAGAATTGCTCTCATGCTCAAGTTTTTGATCGTTCTTGCCGTCTTACCGCTTTTTTTGATCCTCGTTTATTCGATACCCTTTGTGCGCCCGATTTCGACATTGATGGTCAAAGACTATGTTCTTTTGCGCGATGTGGACCGGCAATGGGTCAGCATTGAGGATGTCGCTCCTGTTCTTGTGAATTCGGTTATGATGGCCGAGGATGGGCAATTTTGCAGCCATGGTGGCGTGGACTGGCACCAGCTTAGTCTTGTGCTCGACAACTCTGGAGAAGGCGGCCCCAGTCGTGGCGCCTCGACCATCACCATGCAGACTGTGAAGAACCTGTTCCTGTGGAACGGTCGATCCTATATCCGCAAGGGGCTTGAGTTTCCGCTGGCACTCGTCGCAGATGCGGTGCTTTCAAAACGGCGGATTATGGAGATTTATCTCAACATTGCTGAATGGGGGCCCGGCATTTATGGAATCGAGGCGGCGGCCCAGCATTACTTCAATCGGCCTGCATCACGTTTAACGGCCCAGCAAGCCGCATTGCTCGCGGTGACGCTTCCTAATCCCGCCCTTCGTAATCCGGCAAAGCCCACACGCAACATGCAGCGTATCTCGAGGATTGTTGCCGGGCGCGCTTCAAGAGCTGGTCCTTATGTAACTTGCGTGCAATAA
- a CDS encoding heme-binding protein: MSALTLEKANSIITTALEKASELKLKPLAVSVFDAGGHLKAFQKQDGTSILRFEIASGKAFGALAVGAGSRWLNNQAKERPHFLEGLSNVSGGKIVAVPGGVLIRNSSNEIIGAVGISGDTSDNDELAAIAGIEANGFVADAG; the protein is encoded by the coding sequence ATGTCGGCGCTGACACTGGAAAAAGCCAATTCCATTATTACAACCGCCCTTGAAAAAGCTTCAGAACTCAAACTGAAGCCGCTCGCAGTATCCGTTTTTGATGCAGGCGGGCATCTCAAAGCATTTCAGAAGCAAGATGGCACATCGATTCTGCGTTTTGAAATTGCGTCGGGTAAAGCTTTCGGTGCTTTGGCTGTTGGTGCAGGTTCTCGCTGGCTCAATAATCAGGCAAAAGAACGCCCTCATTTTCTTGAAGGCCTGTCTAATGTTTCTGGCGGAAAAATTGTTGCTGTGCCGGGCGGCGTACTCATCCGAAATTCCAGCAATGAAATAATCGGCGCCGTCGGCATTTCCGGTGACACTTCGGATAATGATGAACTGGCCGCTATTGCAGGCATTGAAGCAAATGGCTTTGTTGCTGACGCTGGCTAG
- a CDS encoding polyprenyl synthetase family protein — MKNVSVDFAQSLNLRALEVETMLVGLLDLRLRAGEVARPERLLAAMRHGVLNGGKRLRPFLVIESAALFGQHGDAVLRVASALECIHCYSLVHDDLPAMDDDDMRRGQPTVHKAFDEAAAILAGDSLLTYAFDIVASDETDLPANIRIELVSALARASGVGGMAGGQALDLMAEDNKPDEAGIITLQAMKTGALIRFACEAGAIIAGASREDRERMAEFGSAIGLAFQLADDLLDVTADAAVMGKATGKDAAAGKATLVSLHGIEWTRKQLSGLVAQAESLLEPFGDDAVILKQAARFIAERQS, encoded by the coding sequence ATGAAAAACGTGTCTGTCGATTTTGCTCAATCCCTGAACCTGCGCGCACTCGAAGTCGAGACAATGCTGGTCGGGCTTCTGGATCTTCGTTTGCGCGCGGGCGAAGTGGCTCGCCCCGAGCGACTGCTCGCTGCCATGCGCCATGGCGTGCTCAATGGCGGCAAAAGACTGCGTCCCTTCCTTGTCATCGAAAGTGCAGCCCTTTTCGGCCAGCATGGCGATGCGGTTCTGCGCGTAGCATCCGCGCTGGAATGCATTCATTGTTATTCACTCGTCCATGACGATCTGCCGGCGATGGACGATGACGATATGCGACGTGGTCAGCCGACCGTGCACAAGGCTTTTGATGAGGCCGCAGCGATTCTCGCGGGCGACAGCCTGTTGACCTATGCTTTTGACATCGTGGCCTCAGACGAAACTGATCTTCCCGCCAACATCCGCATCGAACTGGTCTCGGCTTTGGCGCGTGCGTCCGGTGTTGGCGGTATGGCTGGCGGTCAGGCGCTTGATCTGATGGCGGAAGATAATAAGCCCGACGAAGCAGGGATTATCACGCTGCAAGCCATGAAGACCGGCGCGCTGATTCGTTTTGCCTGTGAAGCGGGTGCGATCATTGCAGGCGCATCGCGAGAAGACCGGGAACGCATGGCGGAATTCGGTTCGGCCATCGGCCTGGCCTTCCAGCTTGCCGATGACCTTCTCGATGTCACGGCTGATGCTGCGGTCATGGGCAAGGCAACCGGCAAGGATGCCGCCGCAGGCAAAGCCACGCTCGTGTCACTTCATGGCATTGAATGGACGCGCAAGCAGCTCTCCGGTCTGGTCGCTCAGGCC